The window ttttcttatAATTCACTTGGTGTGTGGTATTGGGCGAGAGTACAGAAACAGCAGCCTCGGTTTTCACCTCGGCACACAGGTCTGAAGGGGTGCAGCTGCTGGACACATCATTTGTTTACAAGGTCCCTTTTCAGATGGAGTTTGAGTCTAAGTCCCACTATTATGGATGTAAAATGTTCTCCCACAGActtgtgtgtttgaacacttggtccccagctggtggcgctgTTTTGGAGGTGGTGGGGCCCTTTTGATGCTGGGGCCTTTCTAGGAGAAATGGGTCACTGGTGAGCCTGGAAGGTGACAACCACCTCCAGTTCCTGCCACTGAGGTGTGTACAAGCCCCACTGCAGACGACAGAGCTCCTGTggccaccatgccttcctcaccatgGTGGACTAAGCACCCTGAACCGTAGACCAAAACAGGCCTCTCTTTCTGTAGGCTGTTTCTCTGGGGCTCATCAGTCGAGAAATGTAAAAAGCACGaacgtttctctgtgtatcctgaTCCTCTTGCTGGAAGTTTGAAGTAAAAATTCTGATTTGCGCCCATGATCCGAGAAAATTGAACAACTGTCCATCAGGGAGAAGTTGCCTGATAAATGACTGGGTAATACTATGAAGAACCAGGACTAGTGATGGTTGGAACTCACAGTGGGTAGGTTTTAGCTAGCAGGGTATGGGAACCAGGAGGGCATAGGCTGACACCCTCTCTGTTAAATGactgcaggcaggaggcagagaatcCAATGCCTAAAGCACACACCTTCCACTTTGGCACCTAAGTTATCAGTGGACACCCATGGGACAAGAAGAGGGTGCCAATGGAGTCAGCACGGTCTTAGCAGCTTCCTTGATCTGCAAACGGGGAGTGCCGCACAGGCAGTATaaggggaaggtggagagaggacCAGTGGTCTACCCCGGGCTAACTCAGAGACCAGAGCTTGAAGGTCAAGTGCCAGACTATgaggctgttttgagacagggtctcactacaaagcctgagctagcctcagactttctggctcccaactgctgggattaaaacatgCACCATCAGGCCCAACCAGAAGGAGTTTTTAAGAGGTACtttacagaggaagttccaagGGTGGGCTGGTAACAATTCCCTGACACAGTCAGTTTATTCCTGTGGGAGTCATTTCCCTCCAGGATGCAAATAAGAACCTGACTTCTGCTTCTGCCAAGTGGGAGGACCCCACACAGGAGATATACCTTGGGAGGCTCCATTTCCTCTCAACTCCTGCCTAGGGGTGTGGTGAGATCACTCTGGGGAGCCGTGTCATGgcgcacacctgcaatcccagccctcaggagaacGAGTGATGCGTCGCAGGCTAGTCTGAGCCCCCGTGAGACCTTTAGAAACATCGTGCTGAGATGTGAAAGACTGAGCTTGGCTTCTCCTGGACCACCTCTCAGCAGGCAGAACTAGGCACACTCAGTATCCAAGGGCACACTGGCCCCCATCATGCCAGGACCCCAATCTCTGATGCTGTGACCACACCAGATCCTTGTGCCTCAAACTTTGGACATGAGCTGCCTGCTGTCCAGCATGTTGAGGTTTTCCTGGCTTTCTGCAGATGCCATGGGCTCATCTCAAACGTGGCCTTCTCTAGGCCTCCCTCGCTGACTTGTCTGGTCTTTTCTTCCGAGCACCATATTCAAAATACAGACTATAAAGTTTTCCCACTGGCCTGCAGATTTCTACCCCACCACTCTTCTGCCTGACGTGGGGCCTGCCAATGCCATGCCACTTTCAGCAACACATAGCAGCATCACGTCCTCTGTGTGCGAAGGAGCATCCGACATATTCAGCATTCTGCCTAAAGACAACAAACAGAGGAAGACCCCTACCCGTGGAGACAGGCCCCCACTAAAGCCAGTGCCAACTGGAGAAAGGTGACCGGCTCCCTCCCCTGAGCAGGCATACCTGGGCACAAGCTGTGGCAGCCAGGGCTGGAGGGTGAGGGATGGAACAGCTGCAGCCCCGCCCCATGCCCAAGTCACCCCCCTTAAACCAACTGCTGGAACCTTATCCCATGATTTCTCGGACTGCACGCCAGCTGCTTTGCATAGGCTGCTGGGaggcctcagtgtgtgtgtgtgtgtgtgtgtgtgagagagagagagagagagagagagagagagagagagagagagagagagagataaaggagaACTGACAAGATAAAGAGTCTTTATTGATGTAAGGCTCCACGTGGCCTGGCCTGCCCTCTTTGCAAACGTATTAGGTGTCACAAGGTAGAGACATACAGACACTGCTCAACCCGGCCCCATCTTTCTAGAACAAGGTCAGACTGCAGTCTGTTGTCTGCTTACCCTGACTTCCTGGCCACCAACCAGAACCAGCAGCCTCCCCTTGGGGTCTCGCCTTGACTGCCAGTAGTGACCACTGTTTGGGGGATCTCCACTTCCAGATTCCAGGAGCCCTGGCTGCAGGTGGGCAACTGGTGGTGACTGTGCTGCTTCAGGCAATTAGAAGTGTCTTGTAGCCTTGGTGCTCTCCACAGCCGTGTTAGCTGGGACAGCAGATTCTGCTTCCTGCCTCAACCCACAGCAGCTGCTCAATGAATGGTCACCTCGGGGCCAATAACTGCCCTCCCTGAACTTACAATTCCTACCTAAGCCACTGCCAGGCCAGATGTGAGTTTCTAGGGTCAGCTTCCAGCTCAAGGAGAGTCAAACAGCTGTGAGCCTTGGGCAACAGGTCTATTTGGTGAGAAAAAACTGGGCCCGAGCAGGTAGGGCAGCAACAAGTAGGAGAGAAGGGGACTTAGGATCCTCAGGACTGCTATGGGACACGGCACACTGAGCCCCCGAATCCCTTGTGAGAGGAGAGCTCACGCCAGTGGTGGGGAGTCAGCCAGGCTCCAGGCCCCAGGGTCAGGCTAAGTTCACATCTTCAATTCACCATTCTCTGGATTTCTGGGAAACCTGCCAGCTGGGCTGTCTCCTGAGAGGCACGTTCCTGGTTTGGATGAACCCTGGCCTCAGTGCAGACCTCAGCAACAACAGCGTACTTGCTCACCTAAGAAACTGCCATGCCCAGGGTGCCTGCAGACACCTTGGGGGTCCGGCTGGAAATAGCATGACCCGGAGTCTTGCCCTCCACTGACAAGTCTGAAGGTGTCCTGGGTGTTGAGGTGGGGCTGGCTTCTGATGGCATTTCCCCAGGACAGGATTCCAAGGCTTCTGAGAGGCTCCCTGGGGATGGTGACCTGTCCCCACAACAGCAGCCACAGCACGGGCTAGCAACCATGTGGATCTGGCCACCTTCATCCTGGCTATGGTGCTGCTTCAGGTGGCCACACAGGTGGCAGGTAAGAGAAGAGTAGACAATGCCAAGGCTCAGGTCGTCCCCAAAGGGACTGGGCACTTGATCTGTGGGAGGAGGGACCTTCAGCTTGTCACCTCCTTTGAGTCCCAGCTCAAGGCATTCTGGGGTGTTGCTGGGTGGGACTGAGTTCAGAGCACTGGACGGCAATTCCATGTCCAGTCCGAAGGTGAATAAGGGCATAGACTTAGGGGACTGGTTAGGAACGGGGTTCTGGAAGGGTTTGTAGCCTCCAGGCCCACTGTCAGTCCCTGATCCTGTTTGGAAAGGCTTGTAGCCGCCATGCTCACTGTCAGTCTCGGGTCCTGCTGTGTCTGTGCAGCCAGCACCGCTGCTGAGCAGTCTAGAGAATGCCTTGTAACCAGCATCTCCACTGGGCCCAAAGCAAGGCACCCTGGGGTCCTGGGTGGCACCCTGCTTCACTGCTTGCACGAATTCCCGGTAGCCACTGGTAGGGGTTGGGGCGGGGCCAGCTGCCCCATGCCGCAGGATGCTCAGGTGAAGGATCTGCTCCCAGCTGTCCTCCTGCTGCACAGATGGACCTGAAGAATGGGGATCAGCTGGGCTTGGAGGGTCCCCTTCTTCCAGGTGCTGCTGCTGTTCTGAGGCCAGCTCTCCAGGATGTGGAGAGGAGTCACAGAAGTCACTAAAACTACGGTAGGCAGGATTGTCTGTGATGATGAGTGGCACCTGTGTGCAGGCCACGTCAGGTGCGTTGGGCGTTGGGCTGCCTGAAGCAGGGCCCAGGTGTGAAGGCTGCTCTGTGGCCTGACTTGTGGCCTCCTTGGACCCCATGGGGACGCAAGCCCAGGCCACAGACGCTTGCCCACTTTCTGAAGGCAGAGGGGAGCACAACTCCATCTGGCTCGACTGGCCAATGCCCCCATCCTCAGCCTCCAGCAAGTCTGAAAACAGGTTCTCAGTGAGCCGGGCCATGATGTCTGCCTGACCCTCCTGGAAGCCACCGGCACTGCTCTCAGGCAGCATGTTCAAGTTCCCTTTGAccgtttcttcttcctcctcctcgctCTCTACTGGGGCCTCGAACAGCTCCATACAGCGTACCACACTGACCCTGACATTCTCTGGCCAGAGGACAGTCCTGCTGACCTCCACAGGATGCCAGGCTGCCTTTTCAGGACTCTGGAGAGGCCTAGTTTTGGCAGCCTTTGGggactctccctccctcttcacgCCATGCTCCAGCAAGCAGGGCAGCAGCTTCGTCAGACACGTCTTCCAGCGTCTGCAGAAATAAAACTTAGGGTTCAGTTTTGCCACACTTGAGAAATTCCTATTCGC of the Chionomys nivalis chromosome 8, mChiNiv1.1, whole genome shotgun sequence genome contains:
- the Il4r gene encoding interleukin-4 receptor subunit alpha; this translates as MGWLCAEFLCSVGCLILLWVSGSGSVTVLGEPTCFSDYIQNSTCEWYLDGPVDCRAQLHLSYWLDFEVSENKTCTPENIASSVCMCRITTEEPILRDTYLLVLRAEEQVLWHGSFKPSDNVKPKAPDKLTVHNNVSDSWLLTWSNPYPLNSFLYNQLMYMVNISRVDHPEEFVVHNVTYKEPRLLLPTKTLKSGVQYRARVRVLASSFSGTWSEWSPSVTIDNHFQLPLEQRLPLGVGISCFCILLFCLVCYVSINKIKKVWWDQIPTPARSPLVAIIIQDSQVSLWEKQTRSRESTKCPRWKTCLTKLLPCLLEHGVKREGESPKAAKTRPLQSPEKAAWHPVEVSRTVLWPENVRVSVVRCMELFEAPVESEEEEEETVKGNLNMLPESSAGGFQEGQADIMARLTENLFSDLLEAEDGGIGQSSQMELCSPLPSESGQASVAWACVPMGSKEATSQATEQPSHLGPASGSPTPNAPDVACTQVPLIITDNPAYRSFSDFCDSSPHPGELASEQQQHLEEGDPPSPADPHSSGPSVQQEDSWEQILHLSILRHGAAGPAPTPTSGYREFVQAVKQGATQDPRVPCFGPSGDAGYKAFSRLLSSGAGCTDTAGPETDSEHGGYKPFQTGSGTDSGPGGYKPFQNPVPNQSPKSMPLFTFGLDMELPSSALNSVPPSNTPECLELGLKGGDKLKVPPPTDQVPSPFGDDLSLGIVYSSLTCHLCGHLKQHHSQDEGGQIHMVASPCCGCCCGDRSPSPGSLSEALESCPGEMPSEASPTSTPRTPSDLSVEGKTPGHAISSRTPKVSAGTLGMAVS